In the genome of Chlamydiota bacterium, one region contains:
- a CDS encoding acetyl-CoA carboxylase carboxyltransferase subunit alpha: MNGGFDFEKPIIELEARIEGLKKLSETQPVDVADEIASLQAKLDAMRREIYGNLNAWQRVQIARHPHRPYTLDYLRLVADGFVELAGDRFFGNDRALVTGLARFGGRTAVVVGHQKGRNTKENLLRNFGSAHPEGYRKAHRMFKLAEKFRLPLVSFIDTPGAYPGIGAEERGQAEAIAWNLRAMAALKAPIIVIIIGEGGSGGALGIGVGDEVMMLENSYYSVISPEGCAAILWKSPGKAAEAASTLRLAPGELLEMGVIDRIIPEPLGGAHRNFEEAARELKRALLETLDRLSGIPGEELVRRRYEKYRVMGSFTEG, translated from the coding sequence ATGAATGGAGGCTTCGACTTCGAGAAGCCGATCATCGAACTCGAGGCCAGGATCGAGGGGCTCAAGAAGCTCTCCGAGACGCAGCCGGTCGACGTGGCGGATGAGATCGCGAGCCTCCAGGCCAAGCTCGACGCGATGCGCCGGGAAATCTACGGGAACCTGAACGCCTGGCAGCGCGTCCAGATCGCGCGGCACCCGCATCGTCCCTACACGCTCGACTACCTCCGCCTGGTGGCGGACGGTTTCGTCGAACTCGCCGGGGACCGGTTCTTCGGCAACGACCGCGCCCTCGTCACCGGCCTCGCCCGGTTCGGCGGCCGCACCGCCGTGGTGGTCGGACACCAGAAGGGGAGAAACACGAAGGAGAATCTGCTGCGCAATTTCGGGAGCGCCCACCCGGAGGGGTACCGGAAGGCGCACCGTATGTTCAAGCTCGCGGAGAAGTTCCGCCTCCCGCTCGTCTCGTTCATCGACACCCCCGGCGCCTACCCGGGGATCGGCGCGGAGGAGCGGGGACAGGCGGAGGCGATCGCGTGGAACCTGCGCGCGATGGCGGCGTTGAAGGCGCCGATCATCGTGATCATCATCGGGGAGGGGGGGAGCGGCGGCGCGCTCGGCATCGGGGTGGGCGACGAGGTTATGATGCTCGAGAACTCCTACTACTCGGTCATCTCTCCGGAGGGGTGCGCCGCGATCCTTTGGAAGAGCCCCGGCAAGGCCGCCGAGGCCGCCAGCACCCTGCGCCTCGCTCCCGGGGAGCTTCTCGAGATGGGGGTGATCGATCGGATCATCCCCGAGCCGCTCGGCGGGGCGCACCGCAACTTTGAGGAGGCGGCGCGCGAGCTGAAACGTGCGCTGCTCGAGACGCTGGACCGCCTCTCGGGGATCCCCGGGGAGGAGCTGGTGCGGCGGCGCTACGAGAAGTACCGTGTGATGGGGAGTTTCACGGAGGGGTGA
- a CDS encoding L,D-transpeptidase family protein, producing the protein MAPRRRSTVIAALVALAAGAAFAHHAWRLRQWRADYARGVSLFDRGDYAQAATPLRAVSSARASSPEGLDALCRLCICLEETGRGGEAIEAWKKALASPEARSFHPRATLALAREAFGGGRLVEAKRSVDAFLRDYPGSSLKADALCIRAEALEREGDVAGALEAALDASAASPRAAGGAAGEIFVRALFSREIVPGTEEYVARAGDSLQAIAKRAGTTVELLRLMNGKEPGRDGVRIGERLKVCAMRFSVAVDKSENTLLLSADGRPAKLYPVGTGTKGSTPTGDFKITLKQEKPEWFRPGGGVIPYGDPGNLLGTRWMAIDSPGYGIHGTWEPETIGKQASAGCVRMLNEDVEELYAIVPVGTPVKIVE; encoded by the coding sequence ATGGCGCCTCGCAGGCGTTCCACGGTCATCGCGGCGCTCGTCGCCCTCGCGGCGGGCGCGGCGTTCGCCCATCACGCCTGGCGGCTAAGGCAGTGGCGGGCCGACTACGCCCGCGGCGTGAGCCTCTTCGACCGGGGCGACTACGCGCAGGCCGCCACCCCGCTTCGGGCCGTCTCTTCGGCGCGCGCCTCCTCGCCCGAGGGGCTCGACGCGCTCTGCCGCCTCTGCATCTGCCTCGAGGAGACGGGGCGCGGCGGCGAGGCAATCGAGGCGTGGAAGAAGGCGCTCGCCTCGCCGGAGGCGCGGTCCTTTCACCCCCGCGCGACGCTCGCCCTGGCGAGGGAGGCGTTCGGCGGCGGCCGCCTCGTCGAGGCGAAGCGGTCCGTCGACGCCTTCCTGCGCGACTACCCGGGCTCTTCGCTGAAGGCCGACGCGCTCTGCATCCGGGCCGAGGCCCTCGAGAGGGAAGGGGATGTGGCGGGGGCGCTCGAGGCCGCGTTGGACGCCTCGGCGGCCTCCCCGCGCGCCGCGGGCGGGGCGGCGGGAGAGATCTTCGTCAGGGCGCTCTTCTCGCGCGAGATCGTCCCCGGGACCGAGGAGTACGTCGCCCGCGCCGGAGACTCGCTCCAGGCGATCGCGAAACGGGCCGGCACCACCGTGGAGCTCCTCAGGCTGATGAACGGCAAGGAGCCGGGGCGCGACGGGGTGCGGATCGGCGAGCGCCTGAAGGTGTGCGCGATGAGATTCTCCGTCGCCGTCGATAAGTCCGAGAACACGCTCCTGCTCTCTGCGGACGGCCGCCCCGCGAAACTCTACCCGGTCGGCACCGGGACGAAGGGCTCGACCCCGACCGGCGACTTCAAGATCACGCTCAAGCAGGAGAAGCCGGAGTGGTTCAGGCCGGGCGGCGGGGTCATCCCGTACGGGGATCCCGGGAACCTCCTCGGCACCCGCTGGATGGCGATCGACTCGCCCGGCTACGGCATCCACGGCACCTGGGAGCCCGAGACGATCGGGAAGCAGGCCAGCGCGGGCTGCGTCCGGATGCTGAACGAGGACGTCGAGGAACTGTACGCGATCGTGCCGGTCGGCACCCCCGTCAAGATCGTGGAATAG
- the pssA gene encoding CDP-diacylglycerol--serine O-phosphatidyltransferase, with protein MAILPGLLTTANFFCGMLAMTFIMRAQYLYAAEACLVAMLFDFVDGYVARLKGATTRFGIEYDSLADMLSFGIVPSFMGYSMVLSGMGRFGVGIVFLYAVCSALRLARYNAQASKEERRAFTGLPTPASAGLICSVIVLAGRYELHLLVTFIPFLMLGLSYLMVSTLRYPAFQGTGARKKKPFLNLVGIVITASIVASFPEISFFILFAAYTASGILARFRFRTVTAWIRSILLADPIPEDGNSP; from the coding sequence GTGGCGATACTGCCGGGCCTGCTCACGACGGCCAACTTCTTCTGCGGGATGCTGGCGATGACCTTCATCATGCGCGCCCAGTACCTGTACGCGGCGGAGGCGTGCCTCGTGGCGATGCTCTTCGACTTCGTAGACGGCTACGTGGCCCGCCTGAAGGGCGCCACAACGCGCTTCGGGATCGAGTACGATTCGCTCGCGGATATGCTCAGCTTCGGCATCGTTCCCTCCTTCATGGGCTACTCGATGGTCCTCTCCGGGATGGGGCGCTTCGGGGTGGGCATCGTCTTCCTCTACGCGGTCTGTTCCGCCCTCCGGCTCGCGCGCTACAACGCACAGGCATCGAAGGAGGAGCGCAGGGCGTTCACCGGCCTCCCCACCCCCGCCTCCGCGGGGCTGATCTGCTCGGTCATCGTGCTCGCCGGGAGGTACGAGCTGCACCTCCTCGTCACCTTCATCCCGTTCTTGATGCTCGGCCTCTCCTACCTGATGGTCAGCACCCTGCGCTACCCCGCCTTCCAGGGGACGGGGGCCCGCAAGAAGAAGCCGTTCCTCAATCTCGTCGGCATCGTGATCACGGCGAGCATCGTGGCGTCGTTCCCGGAAATCTCGTTCTTTATCCTCTTCGCGGCGTACACGGCCTCGGGCATCCTTGCCCGTTTCAGGTTCAGGACCGTCACCGCGTGGATACGGTCGATCCTCCTCGCCGATCCGATCCCCGAGGACGGGAACAGTCCCTGA